gaatgatgccaaagttttaagttcttcaagaacaccatgatgacatcacccaagaacacttagatcttggtgatttctcggttagaattcaagttttgaaagatagaaaggtgtagaatcaagtaatggttaaaaacgtacaagatttagagtgaaaacttaccgggattgagagaaatctgagaaaaggtgaaggagatagctggttcggtcagagctttccaaaagtggaaagtatgacaatgacaaccctatttataggcttccaaaagaggaaagtggcagccgatcggctgggagctccgatcgagtgggctgctcgatcggctggcaagatgctagccgatcggctggcctgttcgatcaggatgcttcctgtttgatctgccacgcacttcgagtatttaGCGACGATTTTCGACCTTTCGATTTTGATGGACAatgatacggatacgatagagttcctagtcaaattacttttaatcccaaccactatatttaacatacaatcttctataagtcacgtttcgatgtcggtttcgattgagttcgattgcttttcgagtttcgattcgattttcgattgatttgcttgaataccacaccaaacataaagtaagcacgcacaagtaacacataaggcacacacacacgtataataataccacaattcgcgtaattcgagtctcgagttcgattgattgttagatcggtttgattgctgattaggttaactttatcgcattgttacttcctatcattcacagtcgtagatcggttcgcgttaaaacacattcgattacttcggttcttgctgattacaacacttactccacataatacaattaaaacacaaaatcgactatctacagtcaaagaaagtcaaagttgacttggactttgactttgactttgacattcgaaaacacggggtgttacaacttaGTTACACTTTTTCTCCCTCAACAACAATTTTATAATTCTTTTACATATTCTtgccatatcttataaactataatgttttaaaaaagaTCCAAAAGTACCATGACGACCtactcatttttgtcgacgtttcaaTAGTTTCCTTGGTCAATATTGACGTggggattaaaaggtacaagtagatAATGCCTTAGTATACAAGTGATTTGTCACACCctaacttttgcggaagcgtgattatgtgtgacttgcttaatatcattgcattcaatcataacaacaactaaaTGATAAAACTAAAGATGGTCATCCATTGAATAAGtttaaaaacataacaacattgtcttgAAACATAGACTTCAAATTCGAGTACAAACCATGCAACTTGTTTAAGAGTTCACAATGACTCGACAAAAGACATTACATAAAACCAGGCTTTGGAAGATGTGTCTTGTCCAGgataagacacactaaccaaaccctaagacaccggatgacatcttttattctcaACATAACTTGAAACATCTAGACGCCAGCCAGATCcacttttaattccctgaaatacatgtagtttgaaaacatcaacaaaagttgagcgagttcatgtgttttgtgtgtgtgtacgaataaacctttgtagtcattgtatgtatgtacgtttgtaaatcccggtatgaaagcaaaacaaggaaacatATCAATTAATGGTTGCAATGCCATTAACATGCGTGCAACGgcgtaggaagactcaaacctagcagattttgtaccgggcctccggctgtaagacatagtcatcTCATGGGCCAATCCCCGGTtcacatgggtgtgggctcgctacacccaaatagatctgtcactcatgtccctcggtcctaacatgAGGTTTAGTGGTCTTAggagtgcgcctacccattcacatgatctactgtGCATTCcatagctaaccataccaattgtaattgtttgtaaacattttgtaacatgtacttcacccccgaagttataaaacaaaacagttaaaagaaaaagggagacatgaactcacagtcttgcatTCTTCGTAAACACCGTAACTCAAAGCTTCTTCGGAtatacacgactacctacaacgtactaaggtccattagacgagcgggtcatgccttgacttagtatttattagtgtctttgagttacgtttcttcgtgtcttcaatattattccaagttataattatttgttaaaatattaaatattttaacttaaattatatttattaaatttttggaataattgttaaaataatataatttaacttgatacttctcaagtatttatacatgtatctccttcccaaggatgagtgtatttgtattcgtattcttatacttgtatatttttacCATGTATTTgagtcgtattccggtgtgtatttatacgtacgaaaATACATATTTTCTTGTAATTGTTAAGTATCCTTATACTTAATTTTGCATAAGTTTTTCCGAAATAATATTTCTAGTAAAAAAAtactttaatatatattttgaggaatattacttagaaaaattatttataatttttctttggcaaaAATATTCGTATTTTCATATAAGTTGCAAAACTTatatgaaaataatatatttcatatttatttgaggaaatatatatttcttccaaaaataatatacctTCTAATAatcccaagaaaatatatatattttttattcacccaaaataatatattttcttcttgtcaaaaaaaaaaaaaatatgatataaattgtaataattgtaaaaatcatatttttgtttccttggtgtccaaaatattatttaccaaagaCATACTTCTGAATAAATTTCCCAGAAtattttgtgagttatattccttTGTTTGGTTTCTCCAATATTTTGTGTATTCTTGGTATATTCACATTTTttgaattttggtaatatttcgGATTGCAATTTTTGTATTTTGATGAGTTACATTATTTCAAGTCTTAAAATGATATAattaatacacataatatacaaataatcacgcACATGGTgccttctaaatatatatttcctaaatccatatttagtcacttttatttataaaaaccaacctccaatatttatatttttgtaacaaaaattatggaaTCTTTGTGGAATCTTGAATCTCAACAGCcaatttagggtatgtttggctaaCCTTTTTGAAACAATTTTTTGATTTATTGGCTTTTTAAAAAAGTTAGTATGGAgtgactttttggaaaagtcatTTTTCCCCTCACATACAAGCTCATTACCAAACATCATCTAGAGCTTATAACTTTTTAAAAaatcaataagtcaataagttgtttcaaaaagcttagccaaacatgcccttagaaTCACCATTTTGAGCACCATTTGTTATAGCTTCAACTGTTGAGTGGAAACTCTCTTTGTTGGTTTGGTCTATTCCATGTTCATTCCCTGTTGACTCTAGAACATTAAGAATCTAAAACCTCGGTCTCCTTTTGATTTTTCTCTTCCGCCACATGATCTCCATAAGCCACTACCACAACCGATTCCATCACCTCAGCGTCTCCTCCACCAGCTTCAACCTCTTTACTAGACAGTTTGAAAACCACTTTAGAATCTCCATTCACCGACCCGTGTCAAGCCTTCCGATCATCACAATCCGACCCACTTGCATTAGCCTTCTGGCTGGTGGTGAAttgtggtggttggtggtggttgTTGAGAGAAGAAGAGTTAAAGGGAGAAGGTACCAGAGAGatatttgttttatgtttttttataatagaatatatagttttttttttttttttttttttttttttttttttttaacagagAGGTAGTTTAGCCATTTCATCAAAAACTTAATGGTGAATTGGACGGGGTTAACGGAAATGGACTCTAATAGTTACGGAAGTGAAACCATAGAGACTGTTTTGtcaacttttaaactaatagactaAAAtggttatttttgacaaaccaaatggacgaaaaacgtaattaactcttttataaaaGAATATGAAATTTATGATAATACttaataaaaattttgacattttatattaatagttatatATACATTTTATAATAACATTTAATAAGGAACATTTTATAAAATATGAAATTTCTAATTATCAAATTCCACAACATATTATAAAAAAGTGAtctctttttaaaaaaaatacctATTGTTACCAAGGTTTTATaacaacattttttttaaatcgatttttttaaaacaaaaaacctaTACGACGAGAATAGCCCTATACGCGTCATATAGGTCCAATGTTTTTCACCAGCCTTGTTCCTATCTCAACCTGAAAAAATACCCAATACCAATACATCGCGTATAGTCCTATACGCATCGTAAAGGTACGATGTACATTGTACATGACTTACCGGCCAATGATTGACTCTTAATAAATGCAGGGGTGGACCTAGAGTGATAGAAGGGGTAACCTTCGTTGCCCCTTGAGGTTCCGGTGACGCTCTGAcgttagtgtaaattttggaaaaatttgacgttttttcgattttaTTATCCCTTTTTATTGAAACGTTACCCCTCTGCGGATCTTCTAGATCCGCATAAATGGTTCCTATACGCACCGAGGGATGTGCAAATAAATTGGAAGGATGTCCAAATAACTAGACCTTATACAAAATACCGTAATGGTGCTATAAATTGATTCAAAAATAAGCAGAAACAATTCATTCACTTCATTTTAGCAATAAAGAAAGCATTATATATAATGGCTTCCATTTCTTTAATTGTATTTACCATCCTTGTAGTAAACATCTCTTGTAGTATGTGTTTTCTACGCATGGCCAGTACCGGTTTAGCCACTTGGTATGGTCCTGAAGATGGTGCTGGTAAAGGTAATGAATTGATATACTCGTACCAAAAACAAAGGAGTATCACCGACGGACATCTGCGGACCAAACTAATCCGTCCGTAATTAAAACagtaaattaaataaaatatttggTGCCCCTCAGTAATCACCTACATATTACACACTGAACCCTTAACTGGCAGTTATCAACGGATTTATCAATGTTAAAGATGGGATCATAatatacattgttttattgacTGATTTTAGTTGTCATTATGTCGAGCAGGAGCAGCTTGTGGATGGGAGGATGATGTGCATGATCCTCCCTTTAGCGCGATGATTGCGGCAGGAAATTCAAATATCTTTTTGAATGGGAAAGGATGCGGACATTGTTTTCAGGcatattggtttttttttttttttttttttttattttgtttgtgtTCATGGTTTATTGTAAGTGCGTGAAACATATTCGAACGGATGATGAGTTTCAAATAAAATACAGATACAATGTTCACGAAAACCATACTGCTCAGGGAAACCAATTAGTGTGACGATCAGTGATCAGTGTCCAGGGGCATGTAACAATATAGCCTATCATTTTGATTTAAGTGGGCATGCGTTTGGTATGATGGCCAATCGTGGACAAGAACACAGTCTAAGACAACTTGGCCAAGTTGACATTGAGTTCAAAAGGTGCATCACATAACATTATATATTTCAAGCTTTAGTTGATGTGTAATTTCCATatttttaagagtaaattacaaaaatcgtcttttatgtatgtcacttataaaattgtgttttttatcttcaataattacagaaaacgtaatcgatgtttgcaaacctttacaagttatgtcctttagttctaactcagttaatttttatggttaaattTGATCAAATGGACCCACAGGAGGGTATTTTATGGTTAACTCTGAACAAATGGACCTCatatgagagtaaaatgaccaaaataccctcatgtgggatccatttggtcagatttaatcacaaaaaattaactgagttagggttaaATAACATAACTTGCCAGGGTTTGCAAatatcgagtacgttttctgtaattattgaagaaaaaggacacagtttgcaataagcgACATACAtaacgatttttgtaatttactccttTTTTAATCCTATCCCAGGACGTAACACATTGTAGATGTGCATCGCATCGGGTTACCTGtatataatgatttttgtaatttactccttttttaatcatttttgatTGCTGGTTTGCTAAAAACATGAACCATGACGTGTAGAGTACCATGCAACTATGGTGCCACGAAGATAGCATTCAAAGTTAGCCAGAAAACCAACCGCTACTGGTTCGCAACAGCCATAGAATATACAAATGGGGATGGTGTTTTGAGTCGTGTGGAGGTAGCACCCGGTGGCACCCAAACTTTTTCGTCCATGGATAACATATGGGGTGCAGTTTGGAAAAAGGACATCAACGATTCGTTTAAAGGTCCATTGTCTTTCAAGCTCACCTCTGCTGATGGGAAAACCCTTGTAGCAAGTAATGCCATTCCAGCAAACTATTCGCCTGGTCGTAAATACTCATCAAATGTAAATTTTTGAATAAGTAGGCTAGTTTCCGACCCTAAAGCAAAGACCAAAGTTACACTAAAGGATTTGGATATATATGTGTAAGTGTATATGTGTATTAATGAATATGTAAGTAAAAGAGAATacagttgtaaaaaaaaatgcaGGTGTATAACTTTCATTCATCATCGGCATACTCAGTAAATTCCACCAATAGCAAaacaaaggtagggtctgagtagggtaagatgtagacaatgttacctctaccccgtaggaatagagatgcTGCTTCCGGTGAGACCTCCATCTCGATAGTAGtcttgcatcaagccttggacataaggcacataacactaaAGACCGATTactgcatgtacccttttgtctttcagctattaACGCCACTACAtcatgcatgattaaccgtcctcagcttttaacgttattttcacgaaattagtaaaataacgttaaaattaatgCACTTTACTTTTGCCCCCCGATGACCCACACATTATAtgtgcataccgcaagcgggACGTAAGGTGTATAACTTTCATTAAAATAACTAATTTAGATGCTTAGTGGTGTTTAATTTACCAAAAGCCTCGGAAAAGCCGAAAATCCCACCCATATCGAATTTGGTTTTTCAGTTTCTAAATAGTTTTCAACCCAAACCGAGTATGTTTTATCTTTTGAAACTTTCGACTTGAAACCGAAATTAATTAACCGAAAAAACATACTACACAAAAGCCAAGAAACTAAATAACCAGTTTAACCAATTGTTGTGTTTGATATTTTTCTGTGAGCTT
This is a stretch of genomic DNA from Helianthus annuus cultivar XRQ/B chromosome 16, HanXRQr2.0-SUNRISE, whole genome shotgun sequence. It encodes these proteins:
- the LOC118488338 gene encoding putative expansin-B14, which gives rise to MASISLIVFTILVVNISCSMCFLRMASTGLATWYGPEDGAGKGAACGWEDDVHDPPFSAMIAAGNSNIFLNGKGCGHCFQIQCSRKPYCSGKPISVTISDQCPGACNNIAYHFDLSGHAFGMMANRGQEHSLRQLGQVDIEFKRVPCNYGATKIAFKVSQKTNRYWFATAIEYTNGDGVLSRVEVAPGGTQTFSSMDNIWGAVWKKDINDSFKGPLSFKLTSADGKTLVASNAIPANYSPGRKYSSNVNF